One part of the Salinivirga cyanobacteriivorans genome encodes these proteins:
- the cas9 gene encoding type II CRISPR RNA-guided endonuclease Cas9 (Cas9, originally named Csn1, is the large, multifunctional signature protein of type II CRISPR/Cas systems. It is well known even to general audiences because its RNA-guided endonuclease activity has made it a popular tool for custom editing of eukaryotic genomes.): MTRILGLDMGTNSIGWAVVDKEQEQIEDSGVRIFPEGVVNKNEGEGREKSKNALRTENRQIRRQVARRRFRKIKLLELLIEQDMCPLTKDQLMVWKHWDKSKKSEGRHFPQNERFSEWLTLNPYDLRNRGVNGELTKMELGRLLYHMIQRRGFLSSRKEKDTGKIYTGKENMVGIDDTKEALNSNTLGEYLYSIYPEDNESFQNMRDKKGDDLRIRGRYTLRDMYVEEFEKIWNQQAKRLGLDKVNVTKKKIVFLNGGKTRNRNAKKIEYLKKHRDKVDIDEIIIRRENANKKLTRVTSYKNISLHDHLGGRIELQDDKVKFDNKDSVLFYQRPLRSQKKLLGKCRYEKNKTPVSISHPDFEIYRAWLYVNTIKFGNNIPLPLEQKQKIIGYLKTKKSAVKFADIIKLLQMSHENFNYKDDDKVEGCPTIAQLSKLFSGSGWTQNYHNIWHDFYFYDDSELLFKKLSNAKAYELKDKITLDDIKKISIKDDAYARISLKAVRNILPFLKRGLLYNQAVVLGGVKNAFNYKVQSDEVPRWDRFEDDHDTIVKDILSIINQKNKQGETIERIKEYLTNPINEYGFEQNSPALKKLYHHSQEIEEKEKSDKISEIENLRNPIVQRAVQEMRRMVNELLKKHGKFDRIVVEMGREMKLGKKGRNELSRAIRQNFEANENVREILKEYQLAPSRQNIQKVLLFNEIQDKTGKVICPYTGKALNISDLLGVGNKVQIEHIIPRSYSQDDSFANKTLCDAKFNQLKGNLTPYQFYLKNSDKKLWGAASWDEIEQRAYNILHFNKAKRFTTKKLEWKTEEFISRQLNDDRYISRKTKEVLSEVCNEILVMPGAVTADLRRLWGLNNILQPTIGLPKDNFDIDENKSLSYWAVTDENKNIRKLYPTNNPRPDVAEGETVVAGNVTKNKFKSQRLNLEFDAPEIPDGKYYVKFPVSNPVETIRQYIEKPEYADNEVILRGLINRNKFKHDSLKQRVDVNENLEDGKYWAKFKIIDKGFEIPEKNKRPENKNGICLFGKVKDNHFTSYIYQCETDLKDGQYWVLLDLDFDNVEFIPTKNKKPEIRENQILVLGDVNEEKKFTAIHDMQLQFDWDEKPGRYWAVLNILSAEPEFTAIENKPPEIDDNEKLIEGKVWVDHKTGEIRFDPKKNRDDHRHHAIDAITIALTDYNIINQLNRYNAEKDTLQKGNAAEKPSFDEPWDGFFKQAKQIAGNILVSYHKDNTVTKKVKMFIEKNGKKFLSEGQAVRGELHKKYIYGKRKPPMGEQSFHKRKFLKDLKDNQLDKIVDENVKRIVKHAREREKILKAQITALQKDRTKAGDIEEKNIDEQIKSLEEEIRLLYTLPNKNGDRVPIKKVRIRENLGNTEMLKPSENVNQYVNPRNNHHVLIYRDNEGKLRESVVTLWEAVERKSQKEDVYQLPPDGKEKVTTLEVNDMFLLGLDSEQANNLLTIDKKILSKYLYRVQKVSGGDYSFRFHLASTLNKKEEEIRIASFTAWEKVHPIKIKINILGQIEKI; the protein is encoded by the coding sequence ATGACACGCATTTTAGGATTAGACATGGGCACCAACAGCATTGGATGGGCTGTGGTGGATAAAGAACAAGAACAAATTGAAGATTCCGGAGTAAGGATTTTTCCGGAAGGTGTTGTAAATAAAAATGAAGGCGAGGGAAGAGAAAAATCAAAAAATGCATTGCGAACAGAAAACAGGCAGATTAGACGGCAAGTTGCAAGACGAAGGTTCAGGAAAATAAAGTTATTAGAGTTACTAATTGAGCAAGATATGTGTCCGTTGACTAAAGATCAGTTGATGGTTTGGAAACATTGGGATAAAAGTAAGAAAAGTGAAGGAAGACATTTTCCTCAAAACGAGAGGTTTTCTGAATGGTTAACTCTCAATCCTTATGATCTTCGAAATAGAGGTGTTAATGGAGAATTAACCAAAATGGAGCTTGGCCGATTGTTGTATCATATGATTCAGCGAAGAGGTTTTTTGAGTTCCCGCAAGGAAAAAGATACCGGAAAAATTTACACCGGTAAAGAAAATATGGTTGGTATTGATGATACTAAAGAAGCTTTAAATAGCAATACCCTTGGTGAATACCTTTACTCTATTTACCCGGAAGACAACGAATCATTTCAAAATATGCGCGACAAGAAGGGTGATGACTTAAGAATAAGAGGAAGATATACTTTACGGGATATGTATGTTGAGGAGTTTGAAAAAATATGGAATCAACAAGCGAAAAGACTTGGGCTGGATAAAGTTAATGTTACAAAAAAGAAAATTGTTTTTTTGAATGGAGGGAAAACCCGGAACAGAAATGCAAAAAAGATAGAGTATTTGAAAAAACACCGCGATAAAGTTGATATAGATGAGATTATTATTCGGAGGGAAAATGCTAATAAAAAACTAACTCGTGTAACTTCTTATAAAAACATATCATTACACGATCATTTAGGAGGAAGAATTGAACTTCAGGATGATAAAGTTAAATTTGATAATAAGGATAGTGTTTTGTTTTATCAGCGACCCTTGCGATCTCAAAAGAAATTATTGGGGAAATGTCGTTATGAAAAGAATAAGACGCCGGTATCAATTTCACATCCTGACTTTGAAATTTATAGGGCCTGGCTATATGTAAATACAATAAAATTTGGAAATAATATACCATTACCTCTGGAGCAAAAACAGAAAATTATAGGCTACCTAAAAACAAAGAAATCAGCAGTGAAATTTGCAGATATTATCAAATTGCTGCAAATGTCGCATGAGAATTTTAATTATAAAGATGATGACAAAGTTGAAGGGTGTCCTACCATTGCACAATTAAGTAAGCTTTTTAGTGGAAGTGGCTGGACACAGAACTATCACAATATCTGGCATGACTTCTATTTTTATGATGATTCTGAATTATTATTTAAAAAGCTGTCAAATGCAAAAGCTTACGAATTAAAAGATAAGATTACCTTAGATGATATTAAAAAAATTAGTATTAAAGATGATGCATATGCCCGTATATCACTGAAAGCTGTTCGCAATATCTTACCATTCTTGAAGCGAGGATTGTTATATAATCAGGCGGTTGTTTTAGGAGGAGTTAAGAACGCTTTTAATTATAAAGTACAAAGCGATGAAGTTCCACGATGGGATAGGTTCGAAGATGATCACGATACAATAGTTAAAGATATTCTTTCTATAATAAATCAAAAAAATAAACAGGGAGAAACAATAGAGCGGATAAAGGAATATTTAACTAATCCAATAAATGAATATGGGTTTGAACAGAATTCTCCGGCATTAAAAAAACTCTATCATCATAGTCAGGAAATTGAAGAAAAGGAAAAGTCAGATAAAATATCGGAAATTGAAAATCTGAGAAATCCCATTGTTCAGCGGGCAGTGCAAGAAATGAGACGAATGGTTAATGAATTATTGAAAAAACATGGAAAATTTGACAGGATTGTAGTAGAGATGGGACGGGAAATGAAATTGGGCAAAAAAGGCCGAAATGAATTATCTCGTGCGATTAGACAGAACTTCGAGGCTAATGAAAATGTGCGCGAAATATTAAAAGAATATCAATTAGCACCTTCCAGACAAAACATTCAAAAAGTGCTTCTTTTTAATGAAATTCAAGATAAAACAGGCAAGGTTATTTGTCCATATACCGGGAAGGCTTTAAATATTAGCGATTTGCTGGGAGTGGGGAATAAGGTTCAAATAGAACATATTATTCCAAGAAGTTACTCCCAAGATGATAGTTTTGCTAATAAAACATTATGCGATGCAAAGTTTAATCAACTAAAAGGCAACTTAACTCCATATCAATTCTATTTAAAAAATAGCGATAAAAAGTTGTGGGGCGCTGCCAGTTGGGATGAAATTGAACAAAGAGCGTACAATATTTTACATTTTAATAAGGCAAAGCGATTTACTACAAAAAAACTAGAGTGGAAAACAGAAGAGTTTATTTCCCGCCAATTGAATGACGATCGATATATAAGCAGGAAAACCAAAGAAGTGCTTTCTGAAGTATGTAATGAGATTTTAGTTATGCCAGGTGCTGTAACGGCAGACCTCAGAAGATTGTGGGGTTTAAATAATATACTTCAACCAACAATTGGATTGCCTAAAGACAATTTCGATATTGATGAGAATAAAAGTCTTTCATATTGGGCTGTAACTGACGAAAACAAGAATATTAGAAAATTATATCCTACCAATAACCCGAGACCTGATGTCGCAGAAGGTGAAACGGTTGTTGCAGGAAATGTCACTAAAAATAAATTTAAATCGCAGAGACTTAATCTTGAGTTTGATGCTCCTGAAATACCCGATGGCAAATATTATGTAAAATTTCCTGTTTCAAATCCTGTTGAAACAATAAGGCAATATATTGAAAAGCCTGAATATGCGGATAATGAAGTTATTTTAAGGGGATTGATTAATCGAAATAAATTTAAGCACGATAGTTTGAAGCAACGCGTTGATGTGAATGAAAATCTCGAAGATGGTAAATATTGGGCGAAATTTAAGATAATTGATAAAGGTTTTGAAATACCGGAGAAAAATAAACGACCTGAGAATAAAAATGGAATTTGCCTTTTTGGAAAGGTAAAAGATAATCATTTTACATCATACATATACCAGTGCGAAACAGATTTGAAGGATGGCCAATACTGGGTGTTGCTTGATTTAGATTTTGATAATGTTGAATTTATTCCAACTAAAAACAAGAAACCTGAGATTCGAGAAAATCAAATTCTGGTTTTAGGAGATGTGAATGAAGAAAAGAAATTTACCGCCATTCATGATATGCAGTTGCAGTTTGATTGGGATGAAAAACCCGGAAGGTATTGGGCAGTACTTAATATCTTGTCTGCTGAACCTGAGTTTACTGCTATTGAAAACAAGCCGCCGGAAATTGATGACAATGAAAAACTAATTGAAGGTAAAGTATGGGTAGATCACAAAACCGGAGAAATTCGCTTTGATCCGAAAAAGAATAGGGATGATCACAGGCATCATGCTATTGATGCTATAACCATTGCTCTTACAGATTATAATATTATCAACCAATTGAACCGGTACAATGCTGAAAAAGATACACTCCAAAAAGGGAATGCAGCAGAAAAACCATCTTTTGATGAACCATGGGACGGTTTTTTCAAACAAGCCAAACAAATAGCTGGAAACATTTTAGTTTCATATCATAAAGACAATACTGTTACAAAAAAAGTTAAAATGTTTATTGAGAAGAATGGAAAGAAATTTTTAAGTGAAGGACAGGCGGTTCGTGGTGAATTACATAAAAAATATATTTACGGCAAAAGAAAGCCTCCAATGGGAGAACAGTCTTTCCATAAGCGCAAATTTCTTAAGGATTTAAAAGATAACCAATTAGATAAAATTGTAGATGAGAATGTTAAAAGAATTGTAAAACATGCCCGCGAAAGAGAAAAGATTTTGAAAGCACAAATTACAGCTTTACAAAAAGATCGGACAAAAGCTGGCGATATAGAAGAAAAAAACATTGATGAGCAAATTAAAAGCTTAGAAGAAGAAATCCGTCTGTTGTATACCCTTCCGAACAAAAATGGTGACAGGGTTCCTATAAAAAAGGTTCGCATTAGAGAGAATTTAGGCAATACAGAAATGTTAAAGCCTTCTGAAAACGTGAATCAGTATGTGAATCCCCGTAATAACCATCACGTTTTAATTTATCGAGATAATGAAGGAAAGTTACGTGAAAGTGTTGTGACTCTATGGGAAGCTGTGGAGCGAAAAAGTCAAAAGGAAGATGTGTATCAGCTCCCACCAGATGGTAAAGAGAAAGTTACAACTTTAGAAGTAAACGATATGTTTTTATTGGGACTAGATAGCGAACAAGCAAATAATCTTTTAACTATTGATAAAAAGATTTTGAGTAAGTATTTGTATAGAGTACAAAAAGTTTCTGGCGGTGATTATTCATTTAGATTTCATCTTGCCTCAACACTTAATAAAAAGGAGGAGGAAATTAGAATTGCAAGTTTTACTGCCTGGGAGAAAGTTCATCCAATAAAAATTAAAATCAATATCCTCGGCCAAATCGAAAAAATATAA
- a CDS encoding chloride channel protein, producing MRRKGTVGNRIYLWMVNNLSKRQLMGILAALVGLAAGFAAVLLKNMVHFISHQLHAFSIEEYQNYIYIISPVLGIFLTILFIKYVLRKPIGHGVPGILHSISRNNGFLHRYKTFSSLIASTFTVGFGGSVGLEGPIVGTGAAIGSNVGRTFKLNRRQIVTLIGCASSGAVAAIFNAPIAGIVFSLEILMLDLTFSSLIPLLIASASAVVTSYFFLGNDILYKFEVITTFELSDLLFYILLGIFSGLVSVFFARIYRFMDHRFERVRNAYHRLLAGGLLLGLLIFLFPSLYGEGYNEINQCLAGDMDYLFSRSFFYGFQDQIWVIILLLFAVTMLKVVATAATFGAGGIGGIFAPALFIGANAGMFLGKLINMTGLHEISERNFALVGMGGLIAGVLHAPLFAIFLIADISGGYSLFVPLMITSIFSYVIVRYYHPNSVYTYQLAQRKELITHDKDKSVLNLMTIDNLIETNFLPVYADANLGEFLETVTKSKRNVFPVIDHENNLQGIVFINDIRHIILKRDLYDKIQMRDLMYMPSPLVHPDESMEGVAKKFQTTSHYNLPVVKDGKYIGFISRANMFSTYRKILRDFSEE from the coding sequence ATGCGCAGAAAAGGAACTGTCGGAAACCGGATTTATTTATGGATGGTGAACAACCTCTCAAAGCGACAGCTTATGGGAATATTGGCTGCTTTGGTAGGGCTTGCAGCCGGGTTTGCCGCTGTGTTGCTGAAAAACATGGTCCATTTTATTTCACATCAGTTGCACGCTTTTTCAATCGAGGAGTATCAGAACTACATTTACATAATTTCTCCTGTGCTTGGGATATTCCTCACCATTTTGTTTATAAAGTATGTATTGAGAAAACCTATTGGGCATGGTGTGCCCGGTATTCTTCATTCTATTTCGCGTAACAATGGTTTTTTGCACAGATATAAAACGTTTTCGTCATTAATCGCAAGTACCTTCACAGTGGGTTTTGGCGGTTCAGTCGGGTTGGAGGGGCCTATTGTAGGAACTGGAGCAGCTATCGGATCCAATGTTGGCCGGACTTTTAAATTAAACCGCCGGCAAATAGTTACACTTATTGGTTGCGCTTCTTCGGGTGCCGTAGCAGCAATTTTTAATGCTCCTATTGCAGGTATTGTGTTTAGTCTTGAAATACTGATGCTCGACCTTACTTTTTCATCGCTCATTCCACTGCTTATTGCATCTGCGTCTGCAGTAGTAACATCGTATTTTTTCCTTGGAAACGATATCCTGTATAAATTCGAGGTTATCACAACATTTGAACTAAGCGATTTGCTTTTTTATATTCTATTGGGAATATTTAGTGGACTGGTTTCCGTATTTTTTGCTCGTATTTATCGGTTCATGGATCACCGGTTTGAGCGTGTGCGCAATGCTTACCATCGACTACTTGCAGGTGGTTTGTTGCTTGGATTGCTCATTTTTCTTTTTCCATCACTTTATGGAGAGGGCTATAACGAAATAAATCAGTGTCTGGCGGGTGATATGGATTATTTATTTAGTCGCAGCTTTTTCTATGGGTTTCAGGATCAGATATGGGTAATTATACTGTTACTTTTTGCAGTTACTATGCTTAAGGTGGTGGCTACAGCAGCTACCTTCGGCGCTGGTGGTATTGGTGGAATATTTGCGCCGGCACTTTTTATCGGTGCCAATGCGGGGATGTTTCTAGGCAAATTGATTAATATGACTGGTTTGCATGAGATATCTGAGCGGAATTTTGCCCTGGTAGGAATGGGTGGGCTTATAGCCGGGGTACTGCACGCACCCCTGTTCGCCATTTTCCTCATTGCAGATATTTCTGGTGGCTACAGCCTGTTTGTGCCGCTTATGATTACCAGTATTTTTTCTTATGTTATTGTGCGGTATTATCACCCAAATTCTGTGTATACCTATCAGTTGGCTCAGCGTAAAGAACTTATTACGCACGATAAAGACAAGTCAGTGCTCAACCTTATGACCATCGACAATCTTATTGAAACCAATTTTTTACCTGTATATGCCGATGCCAATTTGGGTGAGTTTCTTGAAACAGTTACAAAATCGAAACGAAATGTTTTCCCGGTCATTGATCATGAAAATAACTTGCAGGGAATTGTATTTATCAACGATATCAGGCACATTATTCTGAAGCGTGATTTGTACGATAAAATTCAGATGCGCGATTTAATGTATATGCCATCGCCACTTGTGCATCCGGACGAATCGATGGAAGGCGTAGCCAAGAAATTTCAAACCACATCGCACTACAACCTGCCCGTGGTAAAAGATGGCAAGTACATTGGTTTTATTTCCCGCGCGAATATGTTCTCCACCTACCGCAAAATTTTAAGGGACTTTTCGGAGGAGTAG
- a CDS encoding lysylphosphatidylglycerol synthase transmembrane domain-containing protein, whose product MKKFKSTVLFIVKLLVAAALIYFLFNRIDFRQVLNTFKAGNVWYLLWAFLAFTLAFGLFFSYRFHVLVRSVTRSFYKSFQFTAIGFFFNNFLPTNVGGDGIKLYLIKQEQGKEGWGKSLSYIFTERFIGFATIFLAWIVYSPFFIDVYAEAWSLVAELVHVDSRKFWLIVGGVLLLIAAVLVLMLLRNKRIGQKILKGLKDFKYRLKQISQRQLVFVSIHSVLFHAFRGLAFYMLLLYFGAIVAPVHMIFLLFMSTFIGFLPISVGALGTLEAAIVLSLVIFGLPEEIALGLALFYRVFLVFFSLIGGVFYLTYRKKNKAGAQ is encoded by the coding sequence ATGAAAAAGTTCAAAAGTACCGTTCTTTTTATTGTAAAGTTACTTGTAGCGGCAGCTCTCATATACTTTTTGTTTAATAGGATAGATTTTCGTCAGGTGCTGAATACTTTTAAAGCAGGTAACGTTTGGTATTTGCTTTGGGCCTTTTTGGCTTTTACGCTGGCATTCGGCCTCTTTTTTTCTTACCGGTTTCATGTTTTGGTACGCAGTGTTACCCGGTCTTTTTATAAGTCATTTCAGTTTACTGCTATTGGTTTTTTTTTCAATAATTTCTTACCAACGAATGTGGGCGGCGATGGTATTAAACTGTATCTGATTAAGCAGGAGCAGGGTAAAGAAGGATGGGGTAAGAGCCTGAGTTATATTTTTACTGAACGATTTATAGGGTTTGCCACTATATTTTTGGCCTGGATTGTTTATTCTCCGTTTTTTATAGATGTGTATGCGGAGGCCTGGAGCCTCGTGGCAGAGCTGGTTCATGTCGACAGCCGAAAGTTTTGGTTAATTGTGGGTGGTGTATTGTTGCTTATAGCAGCGGTGCTGGTCTTGATGCTTCTGCGCAATAAGCGTATTGGACAGAAGATTTTAAAGGGGTTAAAGGATTTTAAATACAGATTAAAGCAAATTTCGCAACGCCAGTTGGTTTTCGTATCAATTCACTCTGTGTTGTTTCATGCGTTCCGGGGCCTTGCTTTTTATATGTTGCTTCTTTATTTTGGCGCTATCGTGGCGCCCGTACACATGATATTTTTGCTATTTATGTCTACGTTTATTGGGTTTTTACCCATTAGTGTTGGCGCGCTGGGTACTTTGGAAGCGGCAATTGTTTTAAGTCTGGTAATTTTTGGACTACCTGAAGAAATAGCGCTTGGGCTTGCATTATTTTACAGGGTTTTTCTTGTGTTTTTTTCGCTTATCGGAGGAGTCTTTTACCTGACGTACCGAAAAAAGAACAAAGCGGGCGCCCAATAA
- a CDS encoding sulfotransferase family protein, whose product MAVDDTKLLFIVGRGRSGTSLLQTILNTHPQISVAPEAQFIMFLRRRYQNANWNESRIAAFARDLWLEERMENWHLEPEALKQQLLKHNENADFATLCKEVYFQYGLSKQKKQLKIVGDKNPHYALYLKHLIDLYPIAKFVHIVRDPRDTVLSYKAVNFDADHTATLANRWNIYNKAIVKFSRKMPGKFHFLRFEDLLSNPETTLTNLCEFLGVNYDPEMLNFYKKEQDWEAEFRKNLKSPLDPQKAFRWKQDMRSENIQYTSAITRKMAAEFGYEMPEVKYAGLRRLLTVPHCLYAHWVTFLEKLIYKFPLAITAPAIAFYRKLTAPKKSD is encoded by the coding sequence ATGGCAGTGGATGATACAAAACTATTGTTTATTGTGGGGCGGGGGCGTTCCGGTACTTCTTTGCTTCAGACTATCCTGAATACGCATCCGCAAATTTCTGTTGCTCCCGAAGCGCAATTTATCATGTTCCTGCGGCGCAGGTATCAAAATGCTAACTGGAATGAATCAAGAATAGCGGCATTTGCCCGCGATCTTTGGCTCGAGGAGCGCATGGAGAACTGGCACCTGGAGCCTGAAGCTCTGAAACAGCAATTATTAAAGCATAACGAAAATGCAGACTTTGCCACGCTTTGTAAGGAGGTTTATTTCCAGTATGGTTTGTCGAAACAAAAAAAGCAATTGAAAATAGTAGGTGATAAAAACCCGCACTATGCCTTATATCTTAAGCATTTGATTGATCTTTATCCCATCGCAAAGTTTGTGCACATTGTAAGGGACCCGCGCGATACGGTTTTATCATACAAGGCTGTGAATTTCGATGCCGACCATACTGCAACGCTGGCCAACAGATGGAATATTTACAACAAGGCGATTGTGAAATTCAGCAGGAAAATGCCGGGAAAATTTCACTTTTTGCGCTTTGAAGATTTGCTTTCAAATCCCGAGACAACTTTGACCAACCTATGTGAGTTTTTAGGTGTCAACTATGATCCTGAAATGCTCAATTTTTACAAAAAAGAGCAAGACTGGGAGGCTGAATTCCGGAAAAACCTGAAAAGTCCGCTTGATCCTCAGAAAGCATTTCGATGGAAGCAGGATATGCGCTCTGAAAACATTCAATATACCTCCGCCATCACACGAAAAATGGCCGCCGAATTTGGTTATGAGATGCCTGAGGTCAAATATGCAGGTTTACGCCGCTTGCTTACAGTTCCACATTGTTTGTATGCTCACTGGGTGACTTTTTTGGAGAAGCTTATTTATAAATTTCCATTAGCTATAACAGCTCCGGCCATTGCTTTTTATAGAAAACTGACTGCACCAAAGAAATCGGATTAA
- a CDS encoding glycosyltransferase family 2 protein, whose protein sequence is MSKKLVSVIIPAYNEEAVIVDMVNEVTDALKDIEEEIEVVCVNDGSTDKTLDILREMAAKDSRIRVIDLSRNFGHQIAVTAGVDHCKGDCAVIIDADLQDPPGLIPVMIEKWKENYHVVYAKRAKRKGESWFKLWSANIFYRLLKKITKFEIPVDTGDFRLIDRKVIDALKDMPERFRYIRGMVAWAGFNQVGVEYERQERKAGESKYPFKKSLALALDGIIGFSFFPLRIATWFGFAISGIAFLYALYILYKALFTDAVVQGWPSMMVVMLFLGGIILVMLGIIGEYLGRTNIEVKNRPSYFVKETIEKDRD, encoded by the coding sequence ATGAGTAAAAAACTTGTTTCAGTTATAATCCCGGCCTACAACGAAGAAGCGGTAATTGTTGATATGGTGAATGAGGTAACAGACGCCTTAAAAGATATTGAAGAAGAAATTGAGGTTGTTTGTGTGAATGATGGCAGTACTGATAAAACCCTCGATATTCTTCGTGAGATGGCAGCAAAAGACAGTCGAATTCGTGTAATAGACCTGTCAAGGAACTTCGGCCATCAGATTGCTGTTACTGCGGGAGTTGATCATTGCAAAGGCGACTGTGCCGTAATTATTGATGCAGACTTACAGGATCCCCCAGGTCTTATTCCTGTTATGATTGAGAAATGGAAAGAAAATTACCATGTAGTATACGCAAAACGTGCAAAACGGAAGGGTGAATCATGGTTTAAACTATGGTCGGCCAACATTTTCTATCGTTTGCTTAAAAAAATAACAAAATTTGAGATTCCAGTTGATACCGGAGATTTCCGTTTAATAGATCGTAAAGTTATTGATGCCTTGAAGGATATGCCGGAACGCTTCCGGTATATTCGCGGTATGGTGGCCTGGGCTGGCTTTAATCAGGTTGGTGTTGAATATGAACGACAGGAACGGAAAGCAGGAGAATCGAAATATCCATTCAAAAAATCTTTGGCTTTGGCTCTTGACGGCATCATTGGCTTTTCTTTTTTCCCGCTACGAATAGCCACCTGGTTTGGTTTTGCTATAAGCGGAATCGCTTTTTTATATGCGCTATATATTCTTTATAAAGCTTTATTTACGGATGCTGTGGTGCAGGGTTGGCCGTCCATGATGGTTGTTATGCTGTTTTTAGGTGGCATAATTCTGGTAATGTTGGGTATTATTGGTGAATATTTGGGCCGCACCAATATAGAAGTGAAAAACCGTCCATCTTATTTCGTAAAAGAGACGATTGAAAAAGATAGAGATTAA
- a CDS encoding arylsulfotransferase family protein — protein MKKVLTIFSIIVISLFVLSLYGWMVKQIAKGEKKFGVFTEPVKFMYTFPDIFKQSVEEVKSLPKTFIPTPKDFDPINNLEEDLLVLTSYTNGRKSRAVALRNLKNDSILKEWTFKNARKENHRIVNPILHPDGSLIYNYYYQPSGLKKIDSTGNIVWTQKNLLFHHGMNLNKDGDIWASTKIPGWKATGMYILGGKKIFYIDYTIAKIDHKTGEILFHKSISEILTENNLGNYLLKSAVVKDPVHLNDVQPALKTTKYFKEDDVFISLRNMSIVLHYRPSTNELIQLIEGPFINQHDVDFLNDSTLVFFNNNTPVDIPLKGATPHKKKERVTFSGKFYSNIIKYNLKDQTFSAIGDSLFIENDIYTKNEGLMEFIDASTYFVEEQNQGLLWVIDDDKVIYKNVFKSQHKGHHHLPNWTRIIKHYD, from the coding sequence ATGAAAAAAGTTCTCACAATATTCTCAATTATTGTCATTTCATTATTTGTGCTTTCCTTATATGGATGGATGGTAAAACAAATAGCAAAAGGGGAAAAGAAATTCGGCGTCTTCACAGAACCAGTGAAATTTATGTATACTTTTCCTGACATTTTTAAGCAATCTGTTGAGGAGGTGAAAAGCTTACCAAAAACATTTATCCCCACGCCCAAAGATTTCGATCCCATAAATAACTTAGAAGAAGATCTATTGGTTTTGACATCATATACGAATGGCAGAAAGTCCAGAGCTGTAGCCCTCAGAAATCTAAAAAATGATTCCATACTGAAAGAATGGACTTTTAAAAATGCACGCAAAGAAAATCATAGAATAGTAAACCCCATTCTTCATCCAGATGGATCGCTGATTTACAACTATTATTACCAGCCATCTGGCCTAAAAAAAATTGACAGCACCGGAAACATTGTCTGGACACAAAAAAATCTATTATTTCATCATGGCATGAATTTAAATAAAGATGGCGATATATGGGCATCTACAAAGATACCAGGTTGGAAAGCTACAGGCATGTACATCTTAGGAGGTAAAAAAATCTTCTATATTGATTATACTATTGCAAAAATTGACCATAAAACCGGTGAAATCCTTTTCCACAAATCGATATCAGAAATTTTGACAGAAAATAATCTAGGCAATTATTTACTCAAATCAGCTGTTGTAAAAGATCCAGTCCATCTTAATGATGTTCAACCAGCACTTAAAACAACAAAATACTTCAAAGAAGATGATGTTTTTATCAGCTTAAGAAACATGTCAATAGTTTTACACTATAGGCCCTCAACCAATGAACTGATTCAATTAATTGAAGGTCCTTTTATTAATCAACATGACGTTGATTTTCTAAACGATAGCACATTAGTATTTTTTAATAATAACACACCTGTTGATATACCTTTAAAAGGGGCAACTCCACATAAAAAGAAAGAACGTGTTACCTTCTCAGGAAAATTTTATTCCAACATTATTAAATACAATCTTAAAGATCAAACTTTTTCTGCTATTGGCGACTCTCTTTTTATCGAAAATGATATATATACAAAAAATGAAGGGTTAATGGAATTTATTGACGCTTCCACATATTTCGTGGAAGAGCAAAACCAAGGGCTTTTATGGGTCATTGATGATGATAAAGTCATTTATAAAAACGTATTCAAATCCCAGCATAAAGGGCACCATCATTTACCCAATTGGACCAGAATAATAAAGCACTATGACTAA